The Pseudonocardia broussonetiae DNA segment CGGCCGGGGCGGGCACGGCGAGCACCACGGCGTCGACGTCCAGCGCCTCCGGCTCCGTGGTCGAGCCGAGCACGAGCCGCCAGCCGCCGTCCAGCGCCACGAGCTCCCGGACCGTGACGCCGAGCCGGACGTCGGCCCGCGCGGCCGCGGCGAGGGCGTCGAGCAGGGTGCGGTAGCCGCCGGGGACGGCGCCGAACACCGGGCCGCCCGGCGCGCTGCCGGTGGGGGTGGTGGCCCGGTCGGCCGCGGCCGTCAGCGAGGGGGCGCCGGCGTCGAGGGCTGCGGCGAGCGCGGGGATGGTGGCGCGCAGCCCGAGCGCGTCGACGCGCCCGGCGTAGACGCCGCCGAGCAGCGGGTCGGCGAGCCGGTCGGCGATCTCGTCGCCGAAGCGCGCGCGCAGCAGCCCGCCCAGCGCGGCGTCGGACCCGGGCTCCCAGTCCAGCGGGATCCCGGGCTCCGCGGCGACCCCGGCGAGGCCGCTACCCGACAGGAGCGCGTCGAGGCGGGCGGCGCTCGTGGGCACACCCAGCAGCGTGCCGCCGGGGAGCGGGGCGGTGCGCCCGCCCGCGCAGACGGTGGCCGACGCGGCCGTCGGGTGGACGGCGGGCGGCAGACCCAGCTCGGCCAGCAGCGCGGGCACCTCCGGGCGGCGGGCCAGGAACGCCTCGGCGCCGACGTCGAACGGCTTCCCGGCCAGGTCGACGGTGTGCAGCACGCCGCCGACGCGGTCGCGCCGCTCCAGGACGGTGATCCGCGCGTCCGGGCCGAGCAGCGCGCGCAGGCGGTGGGCGGCGGCGAGGCCGGAGATCCCCCCGCCGACGACCGCGACCCGCACCGGGCCGGTCACACCGGCTGGCGGTGCACCAGGTCCACCAGGCGCGTGAGCACGTCGGGATCGGTGTCGGGCAGCACGCCGTGACCGAGGTTGAACACGTGCCCGGGCGTCCGGCGGCCCTCGGCGGCGATCCGCCCGACCTCGGAGGCGATGGAGGCGGCGTCGGCGAACAGCACGGCCGGGTCGAGGTTGCCCTGCACCGGGTGCGTGCCGCCGGCGCGGCGGGCGGCGTCGTCGAGCGGGATGCGCCAGTCGACGCCGACGACGTCGGCCCCGGCCTCCGCCATCGCCCCGAGCAGCTCCCCGGTGCCGACGCCGAAGTGGATGCGGGGCACGCCCGCGTCGGCCAGGCCGGCGAGGACCCGCGCGGAGTGCGGCTGGACGTACTCGCGGTAGTCGCGCTCGGACAGCGCGCCCGCCCAGGAGTCGAACAGCTGCACCGCGTCGACGCCCGCGGCGACCTGCGCGCGCAGGAACGTCGTCGTCATGTCGGCCAGGCGCCCGAGCAGCGCGTGCCAGACGCCCGGCGCGCTGCGCATCAGGGCCTTGGTGCGCTCGTGGTTGCGGCTCGGGCCGCCCTCGATGAGGTAGGACGCGAGCGTGAACGGGGCGCCGGCGAAGCCGATGAGCGGGGTCTCCCCCAGCTCGGGCAGCAGCAGCGCGATCGCGTCGGTGACCGGCGCGATCTGCCCGGCGTCGAGCACCGGGAGCCGCTCGACGTCCTCGGCGGTGCGCACGGGGCTCGCCACGACCGGGCCGGTGCCGGCCACGATGTCGACGTCGACGCCCGCGACGTGCAGCGGCACGACGATGTCGCTGAACAGGATCGCCGCGTCGACGCCGTGGCGGCGCACCGGCTGCAGCGTGATCTCGCACGTGAGGTCCGGCGTCAGGCAGGCCTGCAGCATCCCGCTGTCGCGGCGCAGCGCGCGGTACTCGGGCAGCGACCGCCCGGCCTGGCGCATGAACCACACGGGCAGGTGCGCGGGGCGCCCCCCGCGCGCGGCGACCAGGAACGGGGCGGCGGCGAGCTCGCGACGGCGGGTGTCCGCGGCGACGGTGCCTGCGGCGGACGGAGACGGGTTCACGACCATGACCGGGCCATCCTCCCACGCGGTCCCGGGGTGCCTCCCACCTGCCCGGGACGCGCGACGGGGTGGTCGCGGCACACGGACGGGCGGGCCCGGCGCGCCTGTCCTGCCGGGCGTGTCACGCCGCTTAGAGTTCCCGCTCGTGCCCGACGCGACCGCTTCTCCACCGCCCGAGTTCCGCCGAGCGGTCGCCTCGCTGGGCACCCTCAGAGCGCGCCCGGAGCTCATCGTCTCCGCGCTCGACGCGCCGCCGCGGCTGGCGCCGTGGACGTGGGCGCTGTCGGTCGAGGTCGCCGACTCCACGCTGGGCCGCGCGGCCGCCGACGACGGCGTCGACGAGTCCGACACCTCGGGCCGGCTGATCCTGCTGCACGACCCGGCCGGGCAGGACGCGTGGGAGGGCACCTTCCGCCTCGTCTGCTTCGTCCAGGCCCGCCTGGAGCCCGAGCAGCTCGGCGACGAGATGCTGCCGGTCGTCGGCTGGTCCTGGTTGACCGAGGCCCTCGAGGACCACGGCGCCGAGCACGTGGCGCTGGGCGGGACGGTCACCCAGACCTCCTCGGTGCGCTTCGGCGACATCGCCGGGCCCCGCCGCGACGACGACGTGGAGCTGCGCGCGTCCTGGACGCCGATCGGCACGGACCTGTCCCGGCACGCCGCCGCGTTCTGCGCGTTCGTCGCGTCGGCCGCAGGTCTGCCACCGGTCGGCGCAGTTTCGCTCGTTCACAGAACGGTGTGAAGCAGGTGCTCACCTGCGACGACGGCGCCCGGAGTGATCGACAGGGTCACCCGATCGGGTGGACGAGGGGCGACAAGGCTGTAACTTTCACCCCGCTAAGTTCGATCCGATACACGACGTTAGACCGCTTGGGGGGCTACGCTTCCTCCACGACACCTCCTCGGGCGGTCTCTTCGCCGGCCGAGGTCTGGTGCCGGTCGGGGGCAACGACCGACTCCAGGGAGGTAGTGACGTGGCCGTAGTAGGCCAAGGCGCGCCAGTTCGCAGCACCACCGGTGCTGTGCTGTCGCCGGCAATGGTCCCGCACCCGCGGGAAGAGCTCTTCTCGGTGCTGGTGGTCGACGACCACCCGCTCCTGCGCGAGGCGATCGCAGCACGGCTGCGCTCGATGGGGGCAGGCACGGTGTACGAGGCCGCTTCGGTGGCCGAGGCCCGGGCCCGGGCGCACGCCAACGGGCCGTGCGACCTCGCGATCCTCGATCTCGGACTGCCGGACGGCAGCGGGCTGGACCTGGTCACCGAGCTGCGCTCGCTGGGCTGGAACCGGCTCGTCGTGCTGGCGTCCTCGGACGACCCGTACGCGGTGCGGTCGGCGTTCCAGGCCGGGGCGCAGGCGTACCTGCTCAAGTCGGCGTCGGCGGCGATCGTCACCGACGGCGTGAAGCGCGTGCTCGACGGCGGCGTCTACGCCGACCCGACGGTCGCGCCGCTGCTCGCCACCGGCACCCGCGTGCCCGGCACCGACAACACCCCGCGCGAGCTCTCGGCGCGTGAGGTCGAGGTGCTGCAGCTCGTGGCCGACGGGCAGTCGAACAAGGAGATCGGCGAGGCGCTGAGCCTGTCGGCGCTCACGGTCAAGAGCCACCTCTCGCGCATCGGGCGCAAGCTCGGCACGGGCGACCGCGCGCAGATGGTCGCGCTGGCGATGCGGGCCGGGGTCATCCGCTGAACCCAGAGGACCCGGACGGCTCATCGGTGCAGGAGGGGCCGGCCGCGACGGACGAGCCGGAGGTTCCGGCACCCGTCCCCCTGCTCGCCCCGGTCGACGGGCTCCCCCCTGTCGTCGCCGACCGGGACGCGCTCCGGGCCACCGCCGCGGCGTTCGCCGCCGGCACCGGCCCGGTCGCCGTCGACGCCGAGCGGGCCTCCGGGTTCAAGTACTCCCAGCGCGCCTACCTGGTGCAGCTGCGCCGGGCGGGCGCGGGCACGGCGCTCGTCGACCCGATCCCGCTGGGCAGTGACCTGTCCGACCTCGCTCCGGCGCTGACCGGCCCGGAGTGGGTGCTGCACGCGGCGTCCCAGGACCTCGCGTGCCTCGCCGAGACGGGCCTGGCGCCGAGCAGGCTGTTCGACACCGAGCTCGCCGGCCGGCTGGCCGGGCTCCCCCGCGTCGGGCTCGGGCCGATGGTCGAGAACCTGCTCGGGCTCGCGCTGGAGAAGGGGCACGGTGCCGCCGACTGGTCGCGCCGGCCCCTCCCGCAGGACTGGCTCGTCTACGCCGCCCTCGACGTCGAGGTGCTGGTGGAGCTGCGCGACGTCCTCACGCGGATGCTCGACGAGCAGGGCAAGCTCGACTGGGCCCACCAGGAGTTCGAGGCCGTCCGCACCGCCGGGCCGCCCACGCCGCGCGCCGAGCCGTGGCGGCGCACCTCCGGCATCCACAAGCTGCGCAAGCCCCGCCAGCTCGCGGCCGTCCGCGGGCTGTGGGAGGCGCGCGACCGCCTCGCCGCCGAGCGCGACATCGCCCCCGGCCGGGTGCTGCCCGACGCCGCCATCGTCGACGCCGCCGTCAGCGCCCCCGAGTCCGCCGGTGCCCTGGGCACCATGGCGGTCTTCCGCGGGCGCTCCCAGCGGCGGATGACGGCGTACTGGTGGTCGGCGCTGGCCGCGGCCGAGCGCCTCGACCCCGCCGACCTCCCCCGCCCCACCGCGCCCACCGAGGGCCCTCCCCCGGTCGCGCGCTGGGCCGACCGCGACCCCGACGCCGCCGCCCGCCTGGTCGCCGCCCGCGCGGCCGTGGCCGAGGTGGGGGCGGAGCGCACGGTGCCGGTGGAGAACCTGCTCCAGCCCGACCTGCTCCGCCGGCTGTGCTGGACCCCGCCCGAGGACGGCGACGTCGCCGGGTTCCTGCGCAAGGGCGGGGCGCGCGAGTGGCAGATCGCCCTGCTCACCCCGGCGCTGGAGCAGGCCCTGACGGCCCGCAGCACCTGACGCCCGGCCGCGGGAGCACCCTCAGGGGCGCACCGGCAGCCGGACGGTCACCGTCAGGCCCCCGCCCGGCACCGGCGCCGCCGCCACCGCGCCGCCGTGGGCCGTCACCACCGCCCGCACGATCGACAGCCCCAGGCCCGAGCCGGGAGCGGTGGCC contains these protein-coding regions:
- the hemE gene encoding uroporphyrinogen decarboxylase gives rise to the protein MVVNPSPSAAGTVAADTRRRELAAAPFLVAARGGRPAHLPVWFMRQAGRSLPEYRALRRDSGMLQACLTPDLTCEITLQPVRRHGVDAAILFSDIVVPLHVAGVDVDIVAGTGPVVASPVRTAEDVERLPVLDAGQIAPVTDAIALLLPELGETPLIGFAGAPFTLASYLIEGGPSRNHERTKALMRSAPGVWHALLGRLADMTTTFLRAQVAAGVDAVQLFDSWAGALSERDYREYVQPHSARVLAGLADAGVPRIHFGVGTGELLGAMAEAGADVVGVDWRIPLDDAARRAGGTHPVQGNLDPAVLFADAASIASEVGRIAAEGRRTPGHVFNLGHGVLPDTDPDVLTRLVDLVHRQPV
- a CDS encoding HRDC domain-containing protein — encoded protein: MQEGPAATDEPEVPAPVPLLAPVDGLPPVVADRDALRATAAAFAAGTGPVAVDAERASGFKYSQRAYLVQLRRAGAGTALVDPIPLGSDLSDLAPALTGPEWVLHAASQDLACLAETGLAPSRLFDTELAGRLAGLPRVGLGPMVENLLGLALEKGHGAADWSRRPLPQDWLVYAALDVEVLVELRDVLTRMLDEQGKLDWAHQEFEAVRTAGPPTPRAEPWRRTSGIHKLRKPRQLAAVRGLWEARDRLAAERDIAPGRVLPDAAIVDAAVSAPESAGALGTMAVFRGRSQRRMTAYWWSALAAAERLDPADLPRPTAPTEGPPPVARWADRDPDAAARLVAARAAVAEVGAERTVPVENLLQPDLLRRLCWTPPEDGDVAGFLRKGGAREWQIALLTPALEQALTARST
- the hemG gene encoding protoporphyrinogen oxidase → MTGPVRVAVVGGGISGLAAAHRLRALLGPDARITVLERRDRVGGVLHTVDLAGKPFDVGAEAFLARRPEVPALLAELGLPPAVHPTAASATVCAGGRTAPLPGGTLLGVPTSAARLDALLSGSGLAGVAAEPGIPLDWEPGSDAALGGLLRARFGDEIADRLADPLLGGVYAGRVDALGLRATIPALAAALDAGAPSLTAAADRATTPTGSAPGGPVFGAVPGGYRTLLDALAAAARADVRLGVTVRELVALDGGWRLVLGSTTEPEALDVDAVVLAVPAPAAAKLLAGVAPAAARAAGEIELASSVVVALAFRDADAATLPPTSGTLVAADEPLHVKGVTHSGTKWAHLAGDGVVRLRASLGRFGEAPALQVDDDELVARVRADLATLTGVTAAPVAVHVQRWGGGLPQYGVGHLDRVAAIEDGLPAGLAVAGAALHGVGVPACVATARAAAGRVAAGLTPPR
- a CDS encoding DUF3000 domain-containing protein, which codes for MPDATASPPPEFRRAVASLGTLRARPELIVSALDAPPRLAPWTWALSVEVADSTLGRAAADDGVDESDTSGRLILLHDPAGQDAWEGTFRLVCFVQARLEPEQLGDEMLPVVGWSWLTEALEDHGAEHVALGGTVTQTSSVRFGDIAGPRRDDDVELRASWTPIGTDLSRHAAAFCAFVASAAGLPPVGAVSLVHRTV
- a CDS encoding LuxR C-terminal-related transcriptional regulator, with protein sequence MVPHPREELFSVLVVDDHPLLREAIAARLRSMGAGTVYEAASVAEARARAHANGPCDLAILDLGLPDGSGLDLVTELRSLGWNRLVVLASSDDPYAVRSAFQAGAQAYLLKSASAAIVTDGVKRVLDGGVYADPTVAPLLATGTRVPGTDNTPRELSAREVEVLQLVADGQSNKEIGEALSLSALTVKSHLSRIGRKLGTGDRAQMVALAMRAGVIR